In the candidate division KSB1 bacterium genome, one interval contains:
- a CDS encoding YceI family protein, translated as MKPRFFPIRSITKLGILFMLLTPVTTQALAQVPARSEAGQSLAVPDEQLDQGLIYYVWPGEDTQLILKSRAYLQRVAVTTCRAVGYIVSPFDLEEDPLTPILGGAFRIPTTSFRSGIDGGDNLLQGKDFFNVKLYPEITFEVISITDVLQTKKSDESTTYDLNLTGLLSIKKTNKEITIPAKLEFIPMNYQIFSRTYDDVLILEGTTTIKFADFDWKPGRGFTERVSDEIELDIYLLFSTISPDKSMDPTDNPGHHAKQLKFLTMLRDLNEPDAAYEFGETFMQEVWDSPRQLKRLANTTATKDGILKRDFDFALKAAKRASELNENKDASSLTTIATIYYKKGELSLAIEWQKKAVQLLEETEKNKADAARVKLDLYLSEAESMD; from the coding sequence ATGAAACCAAGATTCTTTCCAATTAGATCAATTACCAAATTAGGGATTTTATTTATGTTGCTGACCCCTGTAACCACCCAGGCATTGGCTCAAGTGCCGGCACGCTCCGAAGCAGGCCAGAGTCTTGCTGTACCGGATGAACAGCTGGATCAAGGATTGATATATTACGTCTGGCCTGGTGAAGACACTCAGCTAATCTTAAAGTCCAGGGCATACCTGCAACGGGTTGCCGTTACGACCTGTCGTGCCGTTGGTTATATAGTAAGTCCTTTCGATTTGGAAGAAGACCCACTGACCCCAATTCTTGGCGGCGCATTTAGAATACCAACCACATCTTTTCGCAGTGGTATTGATGGTGGAGATAATCTTCTGCAAGGTAAAGATTTCTTTAATGTTAAGTTGTATCCGGAAATCACATTCGAAGTAATAAGCATTACCGATGTATTGCAAACAAAAAAATCGGATGAATCTACGACTTATGACCTCAATTTAACCGGGCTATTATCGATTAAAAAAACCAACAAAGAAATAACAATTCCGGCAAAGTTGGAATTCATACCCATGAATTATCAAATTTTTTCCAGAACCTATGATGACGTCCTCATACTTGAAGGGACAACTACTATTAAATTTGCAGATTTTGATTGGAAACCCGGCAGAGGTTTTACGGAGAGAGTTAGCGATGAAATCGAATTAGATATTTACCTCCTGTTTAGTACCATTTCGCCGGACAAATCTATGGATCCTACCGATAATCCAGGACACCATGCTAAACAGTTAAAATTCTTAACTATGCTGCGAGATCTCAATGAACCAGATGCAGCGTATGAATTTGGCGAGACATTCATGCAAGAAGTATGGGATTCTCCCAGACAACTTAAGCGGCTTGCCAACACAACTGCTACCAAAGATGGAATATTGAAAAGAGATTTCGATTTTGCTTTGAAAGCCGCTAAACGAGCCAGTGAATTAAATGAAAATAAAGATGCCAGCTCCCTTACAACGATTGCAACAATTTACTATAAAAAAGGAGAATTGAGCTTGGCAATCGAATGGCAGAAAAAAGCGGTTCAGTTATTAGAAGAGACAGAAAAAAATAAAGCAGATGCAGCTCGTGTTAAGC
- a CDS encoding PQQ-like beta-propeller repeat protein, whose product MEANPLASTWPENGPTELWSHEFGDGFSTILYEDGILYTTKRKGELDAVVSLNASTGEIIWETTYEAPMKPKMILDFGHGPVSSPLLVGDKLYTISLTVILNCLNKKTGEIIWSKDLMEEMQASHMGRGYGPSSIAYKNMIIVNVGGKDQAVVAFDQKSGEVIWKSQSFRNGYSSSILVNIAGEDQLFVAMGADRAGLDPNTGELKWHHAFPQTAGTLFTTQHLGKDNLLFGSQAYADGSRVLEITKKDGKYEAKELWYNRKMRIMYGTYARIGDYIYGSSGGFGPAFLMCLDIKTGKIMWRKRGFSRAHLSYADEKLIILDEDGNLAIATATPEGLTIHSKAHIIERTAWTPPTLVGSKMYIRNRTKIKALELGK is encoded by the coding sequence GTGGAAGCCAACCCCCTCGCTTCTACCTGGCCTGAAAATGGTCCCACTGAATTATGGAGCCATGAGTTTGGGGATGGGTTTAGCACCATTCTCTATGAGGATGGCATTCTTTATACAACCAAAAGGAAAGGTGAGCTGGATGCAGTGGTTTCTTTGAATGCATCAACTGGCGAAATCATTTGGGAGACTACCTATGAAGCCCCTATGAAACCCAAAATGATCCTGGATTTCGGCCATGGACCAGTATCATCACCTCTACTGGTTGGCGATAAACTATATACTATAAGCTTGACTGTAATATTAAATTGTTTGAATAAAAAAACCGGTGAAATCATCTGGTCGAAAGATTTGATGGAAGAAATGCAAGCAAGTCACATGGGACGTGGTTATGGTCCAAGTTCAATAGCTTATAAGAATATGATTATCGTAAATGTCGGTGGTAAAGATCAGGCAGTCGTTGCTTTTGACCAAAAGAGTGGCGAAGTTATCTGGAAAAGCCAGAGTTTTCGCAATGGTTATTCGTCGTCGATTCTTGTCAATATTGCAGGCGAGGACCAACTGTTTGTCGCTATGGGAGCTGACCGTGCCGGTCTCGATCCCAACACCGGGGAACTTAAATGGCATCATGCTTTCCCACAAACTGCCGGCACTCTGTTCACGACTCAACACTTGGGGAAAGATAATCTTTTGTTTGGATCCCAGGCATATGCAGACGGCAGCAGGGTTCTTGAAATTACTAAAAAAGATGGTAAATATGAAGCCAAAGAATTGTGGTATAATCGTAAAATGCGTATCATGTACGGCACTTATGCTAGAATCGGAGATTATATTTATGGCTCCAGCGGTGGATTTGGACCGGCTTTTCTCATGTGTTTGGATATTAAAACCGGCAAAATCATGTGGCGGAAAAGAGGATTTTCCCGCGCCCATTTATCCTACGCTGATGAAAAACTGATCATCCTAGATGAAGATGGCAACCTGGCAATTGCAACAGCCACACCGGAAGGCTTGACGATCCATTCAAAAGCTCATATCATCGAGCGCACGGCATGGACGCCACCAACACTTGTGGGCAGTAAAATGTATATACGTAATCGCACAAAAATCAAAGCGCTAGAATTAGGAAAGTGA
- a CDS encoding glycosyl hydrolase, whose product METINLETAKWTIQDIDTPASFRGLSVVSDQIVWASGSEGTFIKTIDGGATWSVDSISGATDLELRDIEAFDENTAYTMSVGDGEKSRIYKTTDGGRNWTLQFTNPHPQGFLDGIAFWDIDNGLAYGDPVDGHCFIIRTSDGGENWRRVAIENIPPAQAGEYGFAASGTGITVFGTNHAWICTGGSTARVLRSIDNGKSWTISDTPIISGETSTGIFGLAFRDENNGVAVGGDYLKPDQTNKNFAITKDGGVTWQLNEDSPPTGFKSAVAYLPGSTPLSLITLGTSGTDFSVNNGMVWTHMDTTSFNSVEFSPSGTTGWAAGIRGKIAKLAVLKQ is encoded by the coding sequence ATGGAAACTATAAACTTAGAAACAGCAAAATGGACTATTCAAGACATTGATACTCCGGCTTCATTCCGTGGCTTAAGCGTCGTAAGTGACCAAATCGTTTGGGCAAGCGGATCCGAAGGAACATTTATCAAAACCATCGATGGTGGAGCGACCTGGAGTGTTGATTCCATATCCGGCGCTACAGACCTGGAATTAAGAGATATCGAAGCATTTGATGAGAATACCGCATACACCATGAGTGTCGGCGACGGGGAAAAATCGAGGATATACAAAACAACGGATGGTGGCAGGAATTGGACCCTGCAATTCACCAATCCACATCCGCAAGGTTTTCTGGATGGTATTGCTTTTTGGGATATAGATAATGGCCTTGCCTATGGCGACCCGGTCGATGGACATTGTTTCATCATCAGAACATCAGACGGTGGCGAAAACTGGCGCCGGGTAGCAATTGAAAATATTCCTCCCGCCCAAGCGGGAGAATATGGCTTTGCCGCCAGTGGCACGGGTATAACTGTGTTTGGAACAAATCATGCCTGGATCTGTACAGGTGGTTCTACTGCCAGGGTACTAAGATCAATCGACAATGGAAAAAGCTGGACCATTTCGGATACGCCCATCATTAGCGGTGAAACCTCCACGGGTATTTTTGGCCTGGCTTTCCGGGATGAAAACAATGGCGTGGCTGTTGGCGGCGACTACCTGAAACCGGATCAGACGAATAAAAACTTTGCGATTACGAAAGATGGCGGTGTTACCTGGCAACTGAATGAAGACTCTCCTCCAACCGGATTCAAATCTGCAGTAGCTTACCTGCCTGGCTCAACACCCCTTTCTTTAATTACCCTGGGAACATCCGGAACAGATTTTTCTGTGAATAATGGCATGGTTTGGACTCATATGGATACGACCAGTTTTAATTCTGTGGAATTTTCTCCGAGTGGTACGACAGGGTGGGCTGCTGGAATTAGAGGAAAGATCGCTAAATTAGCTGTACTGAAACAATAA